A stretch of the Medicago truncatula cultivar Jemalong A17 chromosome 5, MtrunA17r5.0-ANR, whole genome shotgun sequence genome encodes the following:
- the LOC11426543 gene encoding probable sugar phosphate/phosphate translocator At3g11320: MKESSKTFTITLISAWYSSNIGVLLLNKYLLSNYGFKYPIFLTMCHMTACSLFSYVAIAWFKMVPMQFMRSRLQFFKIATLSFIFCVSVVFGNVSLRYLPVSFNQAIGATTPFFTAVFAYAMTLKREAWLTYLALVPVVTGVIIASGGEPSFHLFGFIICVAATAARALKTVLQGILLSSEGEKLNSMNLLLYMAPMAVVFLLPATLYMEENVVGITLALARDDMKIIWYLLFNSALAYFVNLTNFLVTKHTSALTLQVLGNAKGAVAVVVSILIFRNPVSVTGMMGYSLTVLGVVLYSEAKKRSK; this comes from the exons ATGAAAGAATCAAGCAAAACCttcacaataacattaatctcAGCATGGTACTCATCCAACATAGGAGTTCTACTCCTAAACAAATACCTTCTCTCAAACTACGGTTTCAAATACCCAATTTTCCTCACCATGTGTCACATGACAGCATGTTCCTTATTCAGCTACGTTGCAATCGCGTGGTTCAAAATGGTTCCAATGCAATTCATGCGTTCTCGTCTTCAATTCTTTAAGATCGCTACTTTGAGTTTTATTTTCTGTGTTTCCGTCGTTTTTGGTAATGTTTCGTTACGGTATCTTCCTGTGTCGTTTAATCAAGCTATCGGTGCTACTACGCCGTTTTTTACTGCGGTTTTTGCTTATGCTATGACGCTCAAAAGAGAGGCTTGGCTTACTTATCTTGCTCTTGTTCCTGTTGTTACTGGTGTTATCATTGCTAGTGGG GGTGAACCAAGTTTCCATTTGTTTGGGTTCATAATATGTGTTGCAGCTACAGCGGCACGAGCCCTAAAAACAGTGTTACAAGGAATTTTGCTTTCATCTGAAGG GGAGAAGCTGAATTCTATGAACCTTCTACTTTACATGGCTCCAATGGCTGTTGTTTTCCTTCTTCCTGCTACACTCTATATGGAAGAAAATGTGGTAGGCATCACGTTGGCTCTTGCcagagatgatatgaagatcaTTTGGTACCTGCTGTTCAATTCCGCACTTGCATATTTTGTCAATCTGACCAATTTTTTGGTCACAAAACATACCAGCGCTCTCACCCTTCAG GTACTTGGGAATGCTAAAGGGGCTGTAGCAGTTGTAGTTTCAATTCTAATATTTAGAAACCCAGTTTCAGTCACTGGAATGATGGGTTATTCACTCACAGTCCTTGGAGTTGTACTTTACAGTGAAGCCAAAAAGAGAAGCAAGTGA
- the LOC11426544 gene encoding glucan endo-1,3-beta-glucosidase 12, with protein sequence MFHHSTFMISLTTFSLYLLLSLLPTTTTSLPTIGVTYSSTTRQDSPPPPSPDRITTAMQNLKLTHLRLEEPDPSIIRSLLYTNISLFLTIPNYLVTPIATNRSIARAWIYTHVLPFYPRAKITTISVGNAFTDVYPESINNLLPAISNVHISLRDLGIRKISVSTSFSFVTAVTSPFPPSSAAFQEIPGVNLIGPLLQFLSDTNSSFLINLYPYNLYRLRPEIPLGIALFQEHPFNFRDDFTTGVRYKNLFDIMVDAVVSAMALEGYETIPVIVTETGWPSSGSELDANSAYAEIYLKGLVKHLKSGAGTPLLKDGVKGVYLYELFDKEGAGNGRNWGILYPNGSTKYDKIDFSSGWKRLVNVGFILLLIVLQVCC encoded by the coding sequence ATGTTTCATCACAGTACCTTCATGATTTCtctaacaactttctctctctaccttcttctctctctcctccCAACAACCACCACCTCCCTCCCCACAATCGGCGTCACATACTCCTCCACCACCCGCCAAGactcaccaccaccaccctCACCTGACCGCATCACCACCGCCATGCAAAATCTCAAACTCACTCACCTCCGTCTCGAAGAACCCGACCCATCCATAATCCGTTCTCTTCTCTACACCAACATCTCCCTCTTCCTCACAATCCCCAACTACCTCGTCACTCCCATCGCCACTAACCGCTCCATCGCACGTGCATGGATCTACACTCACGTGCTTCCCTTCTACCCACGCGCCAAAATCACCACCATCTCCGTCGGTAACGCCTTCACCGACGTTTACCCTGAATCCATCAACAACCTCCTTCCCGCCATCTCCAACGTTCACATCTCCCTTCGCGACCTCGGTATTCGTAAAATCTCCGTTTCAACTTCCTTCTCCTTCGTCACCGCCGTAACTTCCCCTTTTCCACCTTCCTCCGCCGCGTTTCAAGAAATTCCCGGCGTTAACCTGATCGGTCCACTTCTCCAATTCCTCTCCGATACTAATTCATCTTTCTTGATCAATCTTTATCCCTACAATCTCTACCGTTTACGTCCTGAGATTCCTCTCGGAATCGCGCTTTTTCAAGAACATCCGTTTAACTTCCGTGACGATTTCACTACCGGAGTTCGTTATAAAAACCTCTTTGATATTATGGTTGATGCTGTGGTTTCAGCAATGGCGCTGGAAGGTTACGAAACGATTCCGGTGATTGTTACAGAAACCGGTTGGCCTAGCTCTGGAAGTGAGCTTGATGCGAATTCGGCTTATGCAGAGATTTATCTGAAGGGATTGGTGAAGCATTTGAAGTCCGGTGCCGGAACGCCATTGTTGAAAGATGGAGTGAAAGGGGTTTATCTGTATGAATTGTTTGATAAGGAAGGTGCTGGAAATGGAAGGAATTGGGGGATTTTGTATCCGAATGGTTCGACAAAGTATGATAAGATTGATTTCTCTTCTGGATGGAAAAGATTGGTGAATGTGGGTTTCATTTTGTTGCTGATTGTTCTTCAGGTTTGTTGTTGA
- the LOC11413739 gene encoding tricyclene synthase TPS4, chloroplastic-like, whose protein sequence is MHLKDLSEGRSSILIDQVNHSLELPLHRRVRSLEVRWYIDSYENRKDANKVLLEAAKLNFNIVQSTLQQDLKEMSRAEGEDSTKENEYFTRQRNVIQTKRFRIKSIISSHVLMWILYVTCLSLKGEHRCWILVSSYRVFGSTINFAVY, encoded by the exons ATGCACCTCAAAGACCTTAGTGAAGGTAGAAGCAGTATTCTCATTGATCAAGTGAATCATTCATTGGAGCTGCCATTACATCGTAGAGTCCGAAGTCTTGAAGTTCGATGGTATATTGATTCATATGAAAATAGGAAGGACGCAAATAAGGTCTTGCTTGAAGCAGCCAAATTGAATTTCAATATTGTGCAATCAACTCTACAACAGGATCTTAAAGAAATGTCAAG AGCAGAAGGTGAAGATTCTACCAAAGAGAATGAATATTTTACCAGGCAAAGGAATGTAATACAGACAAAGAGATTCAGAATAAAAAGTATCATAAGCAGTCATGTTCTCATGTGGATCCTATATGTGACATGTTTGAGCCTCAAAGGAGAGCATAGATGCTGGATACTAGTTTCATCCTATAGAGTTTTTGGTTCAACTATAAATTTTGCTGTATATTAA
- the LOC11409680 gene encoding uncharacterized protein At2g39920 isoform X1 — MSAYGHEHMYSTRSLSAGSEMGSSFVLESGFYITSFSATIFIAGFAALGLLLVTLLVSMAMMLQSCQNSNGGIIELRNINNDYSYCKIHSLHAKLNNLEEHNVPNICKDLALQYIKGGQYARDLDSTKSVIEDYFNGVKPSEDGFDVVLIDIDSLFQWNPPHSSNLLLSISNCIIDAKYLKRVLMLRIYKNLQASGWSIILLSRESGTHQNVTINHLVDAGFRGWSSLMMRADDEDSTKENEYFSRQRNVIQTKGFRIKSIISSHVDILTVTDADTGMRKFLLPDPICDMFEPQRSA; from the exons ATGTCTGCATATGGCCATGAGCATATGTATTCTACAAGGAGTCTCTCAGCTGGTTCTG AGATGGGGAGTAGTTTTGTGCTAGAATCAGGTTTCTACATCACATCATTTTCTGCAACAATCTTCATTGCTGGATTTGCCGCTCTTGGACTTTTATTAGTCACTCTGCTAGTTTCAATGGCAATGATGCTACAATCATGTCAAAATAGCAATGGTGGAATTATTGAGCTTAGGAATATAAATAATGACTATAGTTATTGCAAAATTCATTCTCTGCATGCTAAGCTCAATAATTTGGAAGAACATAATGTTCCTAACATTTGTAAGGACCTGGCTTTACAATATATCAAAGGTGGTCAATATGCAAGAGACTTGGATTCAACCAAATCTGTGATTGAGGATTACTTCAATGGTGTTAAACCATCAGAAGATGGTTTTGATGTTGTGTTGATAGACATAGATAGCCTTTTTCAATGGAATCCTCCTCATTCTTCCAATTTGTTACTAag CATTAGCAATTGTATCATCGACGCAAAGTATTTAAAGCGAGTGCTTATGTTAAGAATATACAAGAACCTTCAAGCTAGTGGTTGGTCTATAATTTTGTTATCAAGAGAGTCAGGAACACACCAAAATGTCACCATCAATCATCTTGTTGATGCTGGATTTAGAGGCTGGTCTTCATTGATGATGAG AGCAGATGATGAAGATTCTACcaaagaaaatgaatatttttctaGACAAAGGAATGTGATACAGACAAAAGGCTTCAGGATCAAAAGTATCATAAGCAGTCATGTTGATATTTTGACTGTTACAGATGCAGATACAGGAATGCGAAAGTTTTTGCTACCAGACCCTATATGTGACATGTTTGAGCCTCAAAGGAGTGCATAG
- the LOC11409680 gene encoding uncharacterized protein At2g39920 isoform X2 — translation MSAYGHEHMYSTRSLSAGSEMGSSFVLESGFYITSFSATIFIAGFAALGLLLVTLLVSMAMMLQSCQNSNGGIIELRNINNDYSYCKIHSLHAKLNNLEEHNVPNICKDLALQYIKGGQYARDLDSTKSVIEDYFNGVKPSEDGFDVVLIDIDSLFQWNPPHSSNLLLSISNCIIDAKYLKRVLMLRIYKNLQASGWSIILLSRESGTHQNVTINHLVDAGFRGWSSLMMR, via the exons ATGTCTGCATATGGCCATGAGCATATGTATTCTACAAGGAGTCTCTCAGCTGGTTCTG AGATGGGGAGTAGTTTTGTGCTAGAATCAGGTTTCTACATCACATCATTTTCTGCAACAATCTTCATTGCTGGATTTGCCGCTCTTGGACTTTTATTAGTCACTCTGCTAGTTTCAATGGCAATGATGCTACAATCATGTCAAAATAGCAATGGTGGAATTATTGAGCTTAGGAATATAAATAATGACTATAGTTATTGCAAAATTCATTCTCTGCATGCTAAGCTCAATAATTTGGAAGAACATAATGTTCCTAACATTTGTAAGGACCTGGCTTTACAATATATCAAAGGTGGTCAATATGCAAGAGACTTGGATTCAACCAAATCTGTGATTGAGGATTACTTCAATGGTGTTAAACCATCAGAAGATGGTTTTGATGTTGTGTTGATAGACATAGATAGCCTTTTTCAATGGAATCCTCCTCATTCTTCCAATTTGTTACTAag CATTAGCAATTGTATCATCGACGCAAAGTATTTAAAGCGAGTGCTTATGTTAAGAATATACAAGAACCTTCAAGCTAGTGGTTGGTCTATAATTTTGTTATCAAGAGAGTCAGGAACACACCAAAATGTCACCATCAATCATCTTGTTGATGCTGGATTTAGAGGCTGGTCTTCATTGATGATGAG ATGA